GGGATATGCCTAGAAAGCGCAATCCAATTTCTCATAGTTTATTTTGGACCAATAATTGATTTACTCCAGACACATGACTTGGTAAACTAAGTAAAAACTAGCATGTTCAATCATACTTCTGGTTTGTCATGAATCTCTCATAACATGCCGATGAAAGGTCATCTGGATTTGGGTAAAGAATTGATTAGATTAATGGATTCGCTAAGGCATGCTAGTTATCTCTGTCCATGGGCTGCAATGCTGCATAACATGTAACTCAAACTTGAGAATTTCATTCTCAAATTATACCAATTccataagaaaaaaaggacGAAGTAGAATCCAATGAATCAGTTAGAAAGACCACTAGCAGGACTTCTAAGTTTTCAGAAACTCCACATTGAATAATTTCGGAGCTCATGAACGTTTTATGTTCAAAATGGCGTATTGTATAAGACgaaacagaataaaaataaaccagTAAATTTTGAGATGATTAAACTCACCAAACCAGCCTTTAGATTCAGCAACAGCCCAATAACTCTGAGCCTCACTGCGAGGACCAGCATCTTTCCGAGTCTCTCCACCACTGAATAAAAGCATAGCTCCTTCATCCTTGGCAGCAGTTTCAACTCCCTCCTCTATATGCGCCAAAAAAGTAGCAGCTTGTCCAGGCTGCTTCTGGTAAGACTCCAGAAACCATGAATCCTCCTGATCAACCTTCCCACAACTACTACTTGTATAGACCGAATGCCCAGCAACCATTACAAGATTTCGAAGTTTGGCAAATGGATATAAACTCGAATCCATATCAAAATTCCCTTGAACATTCATTATCCGGAACCGGCTCGCATGTAGAGACAATATGATCAAAACAGTCACCCCAAATGAGAGAGAAACGAGGAAAACAAGAAAAGGATGCAGTTTGTAACAGTATTGAAGGCGATTCCCGATGGAGTTAAGCATCTTGAAAGAATCGTGTAACGAATTTCTTGGCTTTCGGGGTTTTCTTATAGTTCCAGACTCTAAATCAAAGTCCCCTCTTCGGTAAGCATGGAAAGACTTCGGACTGCCTTGCGCAAACGACTGGTTATTCATCATAGCATTGAATTCACTCCATAACTAGGCATaaatggaaatttcaagaaCACCCAGATGAGAATCCTGAAGAGGAAAACCAAAGGGGTAATGAATTCCTGTTCCAGAAGTATCAAATTGAAGTCAGATGTGAGTAGCGAGGGGAggacaaaggaaaaaaagaaaaacgcAAGCCAGAAACACAATGGGAGCTTAGGAACAAAGACAAATAAAACCTACCCAGATGGAAAATTGGAAAGGAAAGTTCGCAAAATAAAGATTTAAATGGCATTTTAACTGTCGCCATGTTTTTCTTACCCGAAAGGGAATTCTGACGGAAAATCAATCGGATCACATATGTGGAATGATCTTGAACATGGCAAAGAAAGTGGGGGTTTCTGCGTGGAGGGAGATAGAACCCAGAAGCTTCTTCGTCTTCTCACCTTCACCAGACAAAGAAATGGGAATTTCCTCCTGAGCTGGTAAATGAGATTTAGAAATTTCTTGGGTCAGAGACTTCGATTTCAGAAGTTGTATCCTCTCCGACTTTTTCCGTTGCTAATCTCGATGGTCGATAATTGATACTTCATCGAGCAGTTTAGAAATCTAGAAGACCCATTGATCACGGATCTGGCTTCTGGCCCAGCGTGGACTGGACATGAAAGAGAAGATGTCCTTTACAAAAATAAGAAGCTGCACAAATACACAAAGGCTACAGCCATGAACCTACTGAAATAccttccttaccaaaaaaaaaaaaagaacctacTGAAATACCTTTACCGGGTTTTTGTCTATTGTCGTAGCCCCGGGGTGtctaaaacaaaaccaaaaccgtttattTACCTTTCGAAAATAATTTACAAATTGTTTTGCCCTCAAAACgtttttcaaaaaatcatgAATCCAATACAATGATATATAATTCGGGTGAATTTGTATAGGGGTAAGTGATCGTTGACCCTATTAACACCGAGTAGGCTGACTCTTAATCAGCGACGctcaataagataaaatagtaaggataaaaatatataatatgacAGACATCAAATGTTGGTAAACCAAGTtcataatatttttctttttttggtaaaaaaattcataatgcTTAATTGCAGCGATAAAAAGATCTCTCTAGGCAATGGACTGTTGATTGGACctcaaaatttccaaaatctTGCAAATTATGCAACACATTAATTTGTGTTAATAAGAAAATTcctttatataatatatattaacaCTAAAATTTCTAAAACCTTAtgtaaacaattaaaaaatgcCTTTCTTGATATTCTCCTTATGTGAAGTACTATTTCGCACTAGTATAAGTCCAAGAGACATCATACATTGCTATGCCAAATTCCATAATGCCTAATCATAACGATAAAGACCTTCAAATCTAAGGACCAATCATAAGAGTACTAACAAGTGAGAATCTTATTATTTAATCAACTGTCATTAATTCATTAAGATTCTCATTTGATCTAGTTCAAGATAGGCACATATGCATACTCACACTTACATCTGAAAACACACAATGTGACAACCCTATGAATGGAATGCCGAATTATGTCCGTAACCATAAATAATTTTTAGATTAAGACCTATAGACAACCACAACCCGTTTATATCATGCAGACCTAAATAATATTAAACACTTTAGTAAGTGAACTGAAGAACACACTTCCAACACTATGACCCAGCTAGGGACAGTTCACACTGAAATAGGTATATGTTTCAAGCTTTCAACTAATGCTCAAAATACTGGTGGTGGTAACTTGAAATTTCTGCATAGGTGACAGACCACAGGGTAAGTGGATCAAGCAGCCATATAGATGTCTGAAGTCTAAACACTGGTTTCAGTTGAAGGGCCAAGGATAGGAAAAAAATCATGTCATGGGCTTTGATCTACTGTAAGTTCTCACTGGCATTTTATATAGATACATCTTTCTGGCAGTCTATCGACAGCAAAGTGGAAGACTACATTATCTCTGTTAAGACAGGAGAGTAAACAGAGGATGGTAACCATAGAAATTTGCCTACTTTTATTGTTTGGCTTGAAAAATGTATACAGTGAAATATGCAAGGATGCTTCACCTCCTCTCTTTCTATCAATATAAAAGTTAAAATGACTAACTATACAGCAAACATTAGTTAAATGGTTAATAGTAGGCTACAAATACACAGGACTTCCTTGTATCACATCATATTCATTAATCTTGCTCCTTGTGTCTTTACATTCTAGCAGAAACATATGGGAGTGCTTCTGCCTTCTGGTTTCTTCTCAGTTCTGACACCTCACttgccttcttcctcctctgtcCCTTTTACTTTCGATGATAGTGTCTGCTCATAGATGAATTGAGACAACAATGCCACTAAAATAGCCCCCAAAATAGCAACTTTTCGCCAATCGGATGAAGATGAGATCAAGGATCAGCAATCACAATGCTGAGCAAGCCGATTAAAGCAAGATAAATGTTCTTCCTAATTTTTGATCCAGCATTCTCTCTATTAATTTCTTTAATCTTCTCAATTTCCTCTTTAGCTTTATCTCCTTCCTCAGGAGCCCTCTGCCTCAGGTTCTTGAAGAAGAGTCCTTCATTGCGGCCCTTCTCTATTTGACCTTCAAACTGCACTGACTCTTCCTCATTTTTCTCAATTTCCTGTTTATTCAACTCTGCACTTTCCTCAAAGGCCTGCAGCTGACTCTCAAGATTCTCCATTATCTGCAAATCACAAATGAAAGACCAACACATCAATggaaaggaagagaaacaaAGCCCgataggaaaagaagagaaacagaCCCTGGCCCCTGCTTCATCAAGTTCCTTGAGTGCATTTTCTCCGATCTCATCAAACTCAGCATTAGCATCTTCGGCAAATTGGGTAAGATAAGCAGATCTCTCATCTAAATAATCGTTGAGTCGGACCTTCTGGGATCGAAGCATAGCAATTCTAGCCAGTAATTATTGCCTTCGCAGATCTCCTTCTGGTGGTGAAGGCTCTGAACCAGAGTCTTTCGACTTGCAGAATGAAAGAAGGGAGCTTTTCTTGATGGGCAGTTTTCTCATGTGAATAAAAACACATAAGCTGGGAGGGAAGCTCTGAAGGGCCTTGATGCCATTCATTTTGCGTGTTGGTAGGAGATCAGTTCAACTGTTCTGGGTACATTGAGAACCCATGGCTCTGTTATGAAGCTCAACAattgtttttttcccctatGAGATAGGATTAAAGCTTAACACCATTGGAATAAACCAGAGCATTGAttttctaaattaagaaaaataacaaaaaaaattcctcatcTATGCTCCATTTGAATACAGAATCATAAAAGGTTGTATTGgctagagaaagaaaaggagtaTCAATAACACCGCCCTACATTTATATACTATTTGTGTGGGTGTTTGTGTTTACCTATCCCTTAGCATTCTCCTCCATTCTACTTTGTTCAAATTTCGCATGGAAAATGAACTCAGGGAACCAAACAAAACTTCTTGATGTTATTTGGATGAAATTGAGCAGCAGGTCTAAATAGATTATTTTCTTCCTCCTCGATTGACAAAACTTTAAACTTTCATAACATGAGACCATTCTTCATGAACAAAGTGGAAAAGAATTGGGTATGAGCATCTTCTACTGTAGGAGATTTCAACAGTGATCTTTGGTGTTGGCAAATAATGATTTAAATTTGCAAACTAATATCTAGCCTCTTTGACTTTTGAAGAATAACAAACATAGAGAACTTATTAATCTTTTTCATATGACTTGTGTTACTGTTCAATGTATCAAGAGTTCAAGACTTACAGAAACCAAAAGATGATCAGATTAGTACTGCAATGTCAGGATAGGGTAACAGTATTTATATATACTTAAAGACAATGATTAAACCATACCAGTTTACTTAGCACAGAAAAGGATGAATACTTTGAAGCACCCCACCACCATACCACTCAAATAAATTAAAGCTAATCAATCAGAGTAAGGGCTCAAGAATCTAACCCCAGTCCTTTTCTGGTTGCAATCATCAAATAATCATAGAAGTATGTGTTAAATTTCATCTGCTGTACCATGAATTTAGCAATCCACATAAATTACTATACTGAACATAGTTTTGCCCTACAGAAAGCAGAAATCCATCAAAAACAAAGAGGGCACAAGTTCATGAGAAACAGTCAGACAAGGCTATAGATATTTGTTAATTCCATTGTAAGAACAATTCTGTTGGCCTTCAGTAGCACTATAACAGAGGCAGTCAAATAAAGCTTGATATACCacagaaatgggaaaaaaataactCAAGATCCAGAGTTTCTGAATCTCCAGAAGAAACAACAATCATAAGAAGCTTGAatgagaaaacccaaaaacaaaagaagagcaAACTTATTGCAGGCATTATTGCTTCCATTGTAGAAAAACCGAAAAACTCGAACCCCCAAAGATGAGGAGCTGAACTCCTTCCTTCCATCTACTGATCTACAAtgcaaggagaagaaaaaagtgaTCATAAAATCAAATGAAGCAAAACGGGAAAGATAATGATTTGAAAAAGAACGTGAGCATGGTTGCTGTCGAGCTATGAACTGTCAAATTGGAATCTATTGGATAACCACAGCATATGTATTGACGGAAATACCCTGAAGATGTCCATCAGACTGTTGATAAAGCTCCATAACAGGTGGTTTCGTTCTTACCTAATATATGAAGCGTGAGGAATCGACTGTGAGGTacttcaaataattttttatttttttttactaaccacGCAAAGGCCTGATTATTCTTATCACTTATCACTCGTGTTAAATTAGGTCATACTAGAGTTAAATGAGAAGTGAAGGGTACTAAACACCCCATATGTTTgacctcaaaaaaataaaaggagtcAAACTCTGCTACTTCTTAGAGTAAATTCgtaatcatattttttctttttacatgGCTAGTGATTTATTGTCAAAATGTATTATAAAATGTTGAAAAAtagttatttttgaaaacaaaaaggtTTTGGTcatgttgaaattttttatcaGTAATCAATTATGTATAATTATGACCGCAAAAGAACACCAATTCTGTATATGCATTGATTCTTTCCTGTTGGGTTATGGGATTTCCTAGGGGTATGAACAATTGTTTTAAAGGCTTTCTTGTAATCTCAGCCCTTGTGTTGCATCCAGCCATCCAGGGTTTCAAACATGGTTGAATCGGATTGAAAATCGATCAATTCACCTTGTAATTGGTTGGGATCGATCTTGATTTCTGTAGTTATGAACTGAAACATTCTTTCAGATCAAATGGTCAATTATAGAATTGTTGAGACTGATTCTGGCGAATTCTAAGTCGATCTGAATCAAAATCTGCAGAGATAGAAACCtgtttttaaaaccctggttGCATCTAAGGGCTGGTATCATCATTAGGAGCTTTTCATTTATCCTAGCTATgaccaagaaagaaagaagccaAAGGCTTTTCATCAGTCAAGCGAATCTCTTCATTCACTTATGATTTGGCGTTacaattgggttttttttcttttttttttggtgaaaattacAATTGGGTTTTTGGAATAGTAAATCTTATCATTCGAAGATTTAAAATACCCTTCTTCAATCGAATCATAGACCTTGGTGTTGCTCTCTTCAATAATATTtgtcaaaaataaaatgttGATTCCCACATAAATGCCACTCTTAAGGCATTTGAGAAATAAATGGTTTGGGGCGCTGATATGGACTATGCATGGATAATGGATTTAgcatttctctatttttcacatTAATTCCATGGTGTCAttcattttttccttccttccttcgcCTTCTCCGAGTTTAACATTTCTGTGCATATTCTAattgattattttttctttttttttggggggtggggggtggagaATGGCTAGATTCAAAATATCCAAACTCAAATGTTCTGTTGGGAGTCATGGTGGCATGGAGGAGTAGAGGACCTTTGG
This genomic stretch from Macadamia integrifolia cultivar HAES 741 chromosome 2, SCU_Mint_v3, whole genome shotgun sequence harbors:
- the LOC122061876 gene encoding uncharacterized protein C57A10.07, with translation MMNNQSFAQGSPKSFHAYRRGDFDLESGTIRKPRKPRNSLHDSFKMLNSIGNRLQYCYKLHPFLVFLVSLSFGVTVLIILSLHASRFRIMNVQGNFDMDSSLYPFAKLRNLVMVAGHSVYTSSSCGKVDQEDSWFLESYQKQPGQAATFLAHIEEGVETAAKDEGAMLLFSGGETRKDAGPRSEAQSYWAVAESKGWFGKQDDVRWRALTEEHARDSFENLLFSVCRFRELTGAYPSNITVVSYDFKEERFSHLHRSAIRFPENRFFYAGTPTSSTSKEAAMKGEALVRSQFQDDPYGCSGSLRRKKLGRDPFHRSIPYPNGCPELEGLFKYCGLPPYPGFLPWV